The following proteins are encoded in a genomic region of Cryptomeria japonica chromosome 11, Sugi_1.0, whole genome shotgun sequence:
- the LOC131036928 gene encoding LRR receptor-like serine/threonine-protein kinase RGI1 encodes MHPLFGTCFSLFLFLLPCTCKITDEQSLIEFKKFITLDPLNSIANWGPTIHFCNWTGVTCDSTGNSVQLLELGDMELGGSMSTSIGNLSFLTQLDLHNNSFVGRIPEETGRLQRLKVLYLYTNLLDGSIPKNLISCKELQELLLSDNQFTGTITPELSMLTNLQDLSLGSNNISGKIPSSLGNLSYLESFYIADTGLEGHIPPELGKLSSLISFLLFENPRLTGPIPSSISNNSGLVELGLYSKNLTSTIPPELGKLSRLRVLYKWDNQLKGTIPPTIADCTQLIDLDLELNHLSGEVPLVLSRLSHLRFLSLSSNQLVSGSTVTIPILKALQNCTSLNKIWIDQNHLTGYLPEQLPTNLSLLVLDGNKITGSIPSFIANITNLGDLYLSSNLLTGNIPSSLRSLHKLQRLLLDNNKLEGNIPTEIGEMKSLGELSLSHNMLSGGIPVTIGRLQQLTHLVLNHNRFPGNVPASLGKCYNLQLLDLSNNQFTGRIPDEVASLANLQFYFNLSRNSFQGSLPLEIEKMIHVQAIDVSANRLKGKIPASE; translated from the coding sequence ATGCATCCTCTGTTTGGAACGTGTTTTAGTCTGTTTCTTTTTCTATTGCCTTGTACCTGCAAAATTACTGATGAGCAAAGTCTCATAGAGTTCAAGAAGTTCATCACTCTAGATCCTCTGAATTCCATAGCCAATTGGGGCCCTACTATTCACTTCTGCAATTGGACTGGAGTTACTTGTGATTCAACAGGCAACAGCGTACAATTGCTTGAGCTGGGAGATATGGAATTAGGGGGTTCCATGTCTACTTCAATTGGTAATCTCTCATTCCTCACACAACTTGATCTACATAACAACAGTTTTGTAGGCCGAATTCCGGAGGAAACAGGCAGACTTCAACGCCTAAAGGTTCTTTATCTTTACACCAATCTATTGGACGGCTCCATTCCAAAGAATTTGATTTCCTGCAAGGAGTTACAAGAATTGTTACTCTCTGACAACCAGTTTACTGGAACAATTACTCCAGAGCTAAGTATGCTTACAAATCTCCAAGACCTTTCGCTCGGCTCCAACAATATTTCTGGTAAAATCCCTTCCTCCTTAGGAAATCTCTCTTACCTAGAATCATTTTATATAGCAGATACCGGCCTTGAAGGTCACATTCCACCTGAATTAGGAAAGCTATCCAGCTTGATCTCTTTTCTGTTGTTTGAGAATCCTCGTTTAACAGGCCCTATTCCCTCGTCAATCTCAAACAATTCAGGCTTAGTAGAACTCGGTCTTTATAGCAAAAACTTGACTAGCACTATCCCACCTGAATTGGGCAAGCTCTCTCGCCTTAGAGTTCTATATAAATGGGACAATCAACTGAAAGGCACCATCCCACCCACAATTGCCGACTGTACACAACTGATTGACCTGGATTTGGAGCTCAATCATCTCAGTGGAGAAGTACCATTGGTGCTGAGCAGGCTTTCACATCTGCGATTCTTGAGCCTTTCATCTAATCAACTAGTCAGCGGGAGCACTGTCACCATCCCCATTCTTAAGGCCCTCCAGAATTGCACTAGCCTCAATAAAATATGGATTGATCAAAATCATTTGACTGGATACTTGCCAGAGCAGCTCCCcacaaatctctctcttttggtacTAGATGGTAATAAGATAACAGGAAGTATACCTTCATTTATTGCCAACATAACCAATTTGGGAGATCTTTATTTGTCTTCCAATCTCCTTACAGGCAACATCCCATCTTCTCTTAGAAGCCTTCATAAGTTGCAAAGACTTTTGTTGGACAACAACAAGCTAGAAGGAAACATACCCACTGAGATTGGAGAAATGAAAAGCCTTGGAGAGCTATCACTGAGCCATAATATGCTTTCTGGAGGAATCCCTGTTACAATTGGTCGGCTTCAACAGTTAACGCATCTTGTGCTTAACCACAACCGATTCCCCGGGAACGTCCCTGCAAGTTTGGGAAAATGTTACAATTTGCAATTGCTAGACCTCTCCAACAATCAGTTCACAGGACGTATCCCCGATGAAGTGGCCAGTCTTGCTAATTTACAGTTCTATTTCAATTTGTCCAGAAACTCATTTCAGGGATCTCTGCCTCTGGAAATCGAAAAGATGATTCATGTTCAAGCTATTGATGTTTCAGCTAACAGGTTAAAAGGTAAAATTCCAGCCTCAGAATGA